A single region of the Triticum dicoccoides isolate Atlit2015 ecotype Zavitan chromosome 2B, WEW_v2.0, whole genome shotgun sequence genome encodes:
- the LOC119367611 gene encoding copper transporter 4-like, producing the protein MAMPPPPPTGMPPMGPMGPMAPMAPMGPMGPMGPPPAADMPGMGTMPVMHAAFFWGHRAQVLFRDWPGDRAGAGMYVLCLLIVLALAALVEALSAASRGVSSRRPAAVLALTGLHAVKMALAYLVMLAVMSFNVGVLLAAVAGHAIGFLLARSAVFRQATPGDAPQNGALIPSEAEPKP; encoded by the coding sequence ATGgccatgccgccaccgccgcccacggGCATGCCTCCGATGGGGCCAATGGGGCCGATGGCTCCGATGGCTCCGATGGGACCGATGGGACCGATGGGTCCGCCGCCGGCAGCCGACATGCCTGGGATGGGGACGATGCCAGTGATGCACGCGGCCTTCTTCTGGGGGCACCGAGCGCAGGTACTCTTCCGCGACTGGCCCGGAGACCGTGCCGGCGCAGGTATGTACGTCCTCTGCCTCCTCATCGTGCTCGCGCTCGCCGCGCTCGTGGAGGCCCTCTCCGCGGCGTCGAGGGGGGTCTCCAGCCGCCGGCCGGCCGCGGTGCTGGCGCTCACGGGGCTGCACGCGGTGAAGATGGCGCTGGCGTACCTGGTGATGCTGGCTGTCATGTCGTTCAACGTCGgcgtcctcctcgccgccgtcgccggacacGCAATCGGGTTCCTCCTCGCGCGGAGCGCCGTGTTCCGCCAAGCGACTCCGGGTGACGCGCCCCAGAACGGTGCTCTCATTCCCTCGGAGGCTGAGCCCAAACCTTAA